The Microbacterium sp. KUDC0406 genome includes a window with the following:
- a CDS encoding SRPBCC family protein, producing the protein MTGTDYTFSFDVPQSPEDVYDAVIDVRGWWSQRISGDTDRQGEFIYEVPGIHRTRARITELTPHRRVVWHVVANWFASSPEVDEWAGSDIVFDIEPTAGGSRLTFTHVGLTPELDCYEGCSVGWSRHALGSLRTLITTGTGAPITPAEEVALQSA; encoded by the coding sequence ATGACGGGTACCGACTACACCTTCTCCTTCGATGTGCCGCAGTCGCCGGAAGACGTGTACGACGCGGTCATCGACGTGCGCGGCTGGTGGTCGCAGCGCATCTCGGGCGACACGGACAGACAGGGCGAGTTCATCTACGAGGTGCCCGGGATCCACCGCACGCGCGCCCGGATCACCGAGCTGACGCCGCACCGGCGAGTCGTCTGGCACGTCGTCGCGAACTGGTTCGCCTCCTCGCCGGAGGTCGACGAGTGGGCGGGCAGCGACATCGTCTTCGACATCGAGCCGACTGCGGGCGGATCACGACTGACATTCACCCACGTCGGCCTCACCCCGGAGCTGGACTGCTACGAGGGCTGCTCGGTCGGGTGGTCGCGTCACGCGCTCGGGAGCTTGCGCACGCTCATCACCACGGGGACCGGAGCGCCGATCACTCCGGCCGAAGAGGTCGCGCTCCAGAGCGCGTAG
- a CDS encoding winged helix-turn-helix transcriptional regulator produces the protein MLGRTYDSEVCSIARSLEVIGERWTLLIIRNALFADVTRFGDFQRRLGIATNVLTARLDGLVAAGVMERSHTASSAEYLLTEKGRDLSGVLVALTDWGDRWAAPDGPPIIYRHGACEGAVHSGLTCDRCGARPDAVTASPGPGMPEERWMSGRQ, from the coding sequence ATGTTGGGCAGGACGTATGACAGCGAGGTGTGCTCCATCGCTCGGTCGCTGGAGGTGATCGGAGAGCGCTGGACCCTCCTGATCATCCGCAACGCCCTCTTCGCGGATGTCACGCGATTCGGCGACTTCCAACGGCGACTCGGAATCGCGACCAACGTCCTCACCGCGCGACTCGACGGCCTCGTCGCCGCCGGCGTGATGGAGAGGTCCCACACCGCGAGCAGCGCGGAGTACCTGCTCACCGAGAAGGGCCGGGATCTCAGCGGGGTGCTCGTGGCGCTCACTGACTGGGGCGATCGCTGGGCCGCACCCGACGGCCCGCCGATCATCTACCGGCACGGCGCCTGTGAAGGCGCGGTGCACAGCGGGCTCACCTGCGACAGGTGCGGCGCCCGACCGGATGCCGTCACGGCATCACCGGGCCCCGGCATGCCGGAAGAGCGCTGGATGAGCGGCAGACAGTGA
- a CDS encoding MarR family winged helix-turn-helix transcriptional regulator, with amino-acid sequence MTDRQLALQAWESLFRAQHELFAEMITDFDGADITQAEYDVLLTVVRSCDMTARLRDVTANMLISQPSVSRLVDRMVSRGLITKAADPEDGRGSLLTATEDGARTFRVLATSHGRSIAEKMSKLDADELATLLALTEKLRGL; translated from the coding sequence ATGACCGATCGCCAGCTCGCCCTGCAGGCGTGGGAGAGCCTCTTCCGCGCCCAGCACGAGCTGTTCGCCGAGATGATCACCGACTTCGACGGCGCCGACATCACCCAGGCCGAGTACGACGTGCTGCTCACGGTCGTGCGCTCCTGCGACATGACCGCCAGGCTCCGCGACGTCACCGCGAACATGCTCATCAGTCAGCCCAGCGTCTCGCGCCTCGTCGACCGGATGGTCAGCCGCGGCCTCATCACGAAGGCCGCCGACCCCGAGGACGGCCGCGGCTCGCTGCTCACCGCGACCGAGGACGGCGCACGCACGTTCCGCGTGCTGGCGACGTCGCACGGCCGGTCGATCGCCGAGAAGATGTCGAAGCTGGATGCCGACGAGCTGGCGACGCTGCTCGCCCTGACGGAGAAGCTCCGCGGACTCTGA
- a CDS encoding SPFH domain-containing protein, translating into MEIAALVGILITVGIALAFVVVLVGIVALFARSWIKVARADEALVISGRKQKVQRAVVNSDGSTSSELAESPVTVIVNGKAVVNPITQRHEIISLRSRQVSLNAEAQSLDSVTLNVDGVAIVKIGSDPLYVRRAAERFASQDKAIEQFTTEQLEGALRGIVATLSVVELMRERKKFSDQIAADVSSELADQGLILDSFQIKGITDGVGYIRSLGAPEIQAKRQAAEISQTNADRAINQKNIANNEANLIEQTALDTNTANANAGIGRARAEAEQAEHLARAQAEQAVLQQQAENRQAQLDADVKRVADAQRYESETKAQADLFTREKAAEAAAIEQVKQAEARTRIAEQQAQADKARAAGEAAAAEAKAAGEANALRAQSDAEASARRVRAEAEAAAIRAEGEARAAAVEAEAKAIASNQEAFLSQRVLEVLPSIMGEFAKGYATIGNVSIIGGSGEDGASSVVGGDNAKAMRAVFDSVNAATGLDLAAIIQGQAVGRGFGAGVAQASEDAAPEAPARRTTVVETETATED; encoded by the coding sequence TTGGAGATCGCCGCGCTCGTCGGAATCCTGATAACCGTCGGAATCGCACTCGCATTCGTCGTCGTACTGGTCGGCATCGTCGCCCTGTTCGCCCGCAGCTGGATCAAGGTCGCCCGCGCCGATGAGGCGCTCGTGATCTCGGGGCGCAAGCAGAAGGTGCAGCGCGCCGTCGTGAACAGCGACGGCAGCACGAGCTCCGAGCTCGCCGAGTCGCCGGTCACGGTGATCGTGAACGGCAAGGCCGTCGTCAACCCGATCACCCAGCGCCACGAGATCATCTCGCTGCGCTCGCGCCAGGTCTCGCTGAACGCCGAGGCGCAGTCGCTCGACAGCGTCACCCTGAACGTCGACGGCGTCGCGATCGTGAAGATCGGCTCCGACCCGCTGTACGTGCGGCGCGCTGCGGAGCGCTTCGCCTCGCAGGACAAGGCCATCGAGCAGTTCACCACCGAGCAGCTGGAGGGCGCCCTGCGCGGCATCGTCGCCACGCTCTCGGTGGTCGAGCTCATGCGGGAGCGCAAGAAGTTCTCGGATCAGATCGCCGCAGACGTCTCGAGCGAGCTCGCCGACCAGGGCCTCATCCTGGACTCGTTCCAGATCAAGGGCATCACCGACGGCGTCGGATACATCCGCTCGCTCGGTGCACCGGAGATCCAGGCGAAGCGCCAGGCCGCCGAGATCTCGCAGACCAACGCCGACCGTGCGATCAACCAGAAGAACATCGCCAACAACGAGGCGAACCTGATCGAGCAGACCGCACTCGACACCAACACCGCCAACGCCAACGCCGGCATCGGCCGTGCCCGCGCCGAGGCCGAGCAGGCCGAGCACCTCGCACGCGCGCAGGCCGAGCAGGCCGTGCTGCAGCAGCAGGCCGAGAACCGGCAGGCGCAGCTGGATGCCGACGTCAAGCGCGTCGCCGACGCTCAGCGCTACGAGTCCGAGACCAAGGCTCAGGCCGACCTGTTCACGCGTGAGAAGGCCGCCGAGGCCGCCGCGATCGAGCAGGTCAAGCAGGCCGAGGCCCGCACCCGCATCGCCGAGCAGCAGGCGCAGGCAGACAAGGCCCGCGCCGCCGGTGAGGCGGCGGCCGCAGAGGCGAAGGCGGCCGGTGAGGCCAACGCGCTGCGCGCCCAGTCCGACGCCGAGGCATCCGCCCGCCGTGTGCGTGCCGAGGCCGAGGCCGCCGCGATCCGCGCCGAGGGCGAGGCCCGCGCGGCCGCCGTCGAGGCAGAGGCGAAGGCCATCGCATCGAACCAGGAGGCGTTCCTGTCGCAGCGCGTGCTCGAGGTGCTCCCCTCGATCATGGGCGAGTTCGCCAAGGGCTACGCCACGATCGGCAACGTGTCGATCATCGGCGGCTCGGGCGAGGACGGCGCCTCCAGCGTCGTCGGCGGCGACAACGCCAAGGCCATGCGCGCCGTGTTCGACAGCGTCAACGCCGCCACCGGCCTCGACCTGGCCGCCATCATCCAGGGCCAGGCCGTCGGCCGCGGCTTCGGCGCCGGCGTCGCGCAGGCGTCTGAGGACGCGGCTCCCGAGGCACCCGCGCGCCGAACGACTGTCGTCGAGACCGAGACCGCCACCGAGGACTGA
- a CDS encoding helicase-related protein: protein MSPAPSASGARDLVRDDPAADVLVFAPGAWEVARIARSLRDEARGFDVRELHGQIPAAEQDAVIRGRAAGAEPRIIVTTSLAESSLTVPGVRLVVDSCLSRYPQRDTARGMSGLVTAGAARSSCVQRAGRATRQGAGTVIRCVDERTYAAAPARPAPEIATADLADAALLLTCWGAPGGTGLRLIDPLPADALAEAQAVLHDLGAIGADGRATAEGRALARIPVDPRLARALLEGTELVGARLASEVVALLGGDLRAPDADVAAAIVALRNGRGPDARRWALETERLRRFVPSSPHPAATVAGPAQKHPQRVRPEHQRHRPFGVRVSTVAGPAQKYPQPVRPEHGAPAAATTRGS from the coding sequence ATGTCGCCCGCACCGTCGGCATCCGGTGCGCGCGACCTGGTCCGCGACGACCCGGCCGCCGACGTGCTGGTCTTCGCGCCCGGCGCATGGGAGGTCGCCCGGATCGCCCGGAGCCTGCGCGACGAGGCCCGCGGGTTCGACGTGCGCGAACTGCACGGGCAGATCCCCGCCGCCGAGCAGGACGCCGTGATCCGCGGGCGTGCGGCCGGGGCCGAGCCGCGCATCATCGTCACCACCTCACTGGCCGAGTCGTCGCTCACCGTGCCGGGTGTGCGCCTGGTCGTGGACAGCTGCCTGTCACGGTATCCGCAGCGCGATACGGCCCGCGGGATGAGCGGTCTGGTCACCGCCGGCGCTGCGCGTTCCTCCTGCGTCCAGCGGGCCGGACGCGCCACCCGGCAGGGCGCGGGCACCGTCATCCGGTGCGTCGATGAGCGCACCTATGCCGCGGCGCCGGCGCGGCCGGCGCCCGAGATCGCCACCGCCGACCTCGCGGATGCCGCGCTGCTGCTCACCTGCTGGGGCGCACCGGGCGGCACCGGGCTGAGGCTGATCGATCCACTGCCCGCCGACGCACTGGCCGAGGCCCAGGCCGTGCTGCACGACCTCGGCGCCATCGGCGCCGACGGTCGCGCGACGGCCGAGGGCAGGGCGCTCGCCCGCATCCCCGTCGACCCTCGGCTCGCGCGTGCGCTGCTCGAGGGCACGGAACTGGTCGGCGCCAGGCTGGCGTCCGAGGTGGTCGCGCTGCTCGGCGGCGACCTCCGCGCGCCCGACGCCGACGTGGCGGCAGCGATCGTCGCGCTGCGCAACGGGCGCGGTCCGGATGCCCGACGCTGGGCGCTGGAGACCGAGCGCCTGCGGCGTTTCGTGCCGTCCTCCCCGCATCCGGCAGCAACGGTCGCGGGTCCGGCGCAGAAACACCCACAACGAGTGAGACCGGAGCATCAGAGGCACAGACCCTTCGGAGTTCGGGTCTCAACGGTCGCGGGTCCGGCGCAGAAATACCCGCAACCGGTGAGACCGGAGCATGGAGCGCCGGCGGCGGCGACGACGCGGGGCTCGTGA
- a CDS encoding ATP-dependent helicase C-terminal domain-containing protein, with product MARGRRRRPCIGASRRRLGALIRAAAAITETQVERAADHLITDRVEVEFVNGRVAARRERRVGAIVRASVPVRATAEEARAAVQRALRREGLGMFTWSDAADQLRRRLALLHRSLGAPWPGVSDAALTDALDGWLGPEVDALATGTPAARLDLASALRRLLPWPAAAEFDALAPERLEVPSGSRIRIAYPPIDDETARPVVAVKLQECFGWAETPHLAGGREPVLFHLLSPAGRPLAVTDDLASFWSGPYAQVRAEMRGRYPKHPWPEDPWAAAPTRHTKNRAARG from the coding sequence GTGGCTCGCGGTCGCCGACGTCGCCCGTGCATCGGGGCGAGCCGCCGCAGGCTCGGGGCGCTGATCCGCGCCGCCGCGGCGATCACCGAGACGCAGGTCGAGCGGGCCGCCGACCACCTGATCACCGACCGCGTCGAGGTGGAGTTCGTGAACGGCCGCGTGGCCGCTCGCCGTGAGCGCCGGGTCGGCGCGATCGTGCGCGCGTCGGTTCCGGTGCGTGCGACGGCCGAAGAAGCACGCGCGGCCGTGCAGCGCGCCCTGCGCCGGGAGGGCCTGGGCATGTTCACCTGGTCGGATGCCGCGGACCAGCTGCGCCGCCGGCTCGCGCTGCTGCACCGCTCGCTGGGTGCCCCGTGGCCGGGGGTGTCGGATGCCGCGCTGACCGACGCCCTCGACGGCTGGCTCGGCCCAGAGGTCGACGCGCTCGCCACCGGGACCCCCGCCGCGCGGCTCGACCTGGCATCGGCGCTGCGCCGGCTGCTGCCGTGGCCGGCCGCCGCCGAGTTCGATGCCCTCGCGCCGGAACGGCTCGAGGTTCCCAGCGGATCGCGCATCCGCATCGCCTATCCGCCGATCGATGACGAGACCGCCCGCCCGGTGGTCGCCGTGAAGCTGCAGGAGTGCTTCGGGTGGGCCGAGACGCCGCACCTGGCAGGCGGGCGGGAGCCGGTGCTCTTCCACCTGCTCTCCCCTGCCGGGCGTCCGCTCGCCGTCACCGACGACCTCGCGTCGTTCTGGTCGGGCCCCTACGCGCAGGTGCGCGCCGAGATGCGCGGCCGGTATCCGAAGCATCCGTGGCCGGAGGACCCGTGGGCCGCCGCGCCCACCCGCCATACGAAGAACCGCGCGGCGCGCGGCTGA
- a CDS encoding zinc-binding dehydrogenase produces the protein MAGRLTVQIARLLGAGRVVATGRDDAQLRELEELGADGVINTSLPDDDLLRAYRDTAPDGYDVIADYLWGRPTDVLLRALVPDSFAFGKRARLIQIGELAGADVVLPAASLRTSGLEIVGAASGLTAETIAEAFDQVVAWTRSGDLSFPVETVRLRDIEEAWQRTDLRGRRLVVTP, from the coding sequence GTGGCGGGCCGGCTGACCGTCCAGATCGCGCGGCTGCTCGGCGCCGGACGGGTCGTGGCCACCGGCCGTGACGACGCGCAGCTCCGCGAGCTGGAGGAACTCGGCGCCGATGGGGTGATCAACACGTCTCTGCCTGATGACGACCTGCTGCGGGCGTACCGGGATACCGCACCGGACGGCTACGACGTGATCGCGGACTACCTGTGGGGCAGGCCGACCGACGTGCTGCTGCGGGCACTCGTCCCGGACAGCTTCGCCTTCGGGAAGCGGGCCAGGCTGATCCAGATCGGCGAACTCGCCGGTGCCGACGTCGTTCTGCCGGCGGCGAGTCTGCGCACGTCGGGCCTGGAGATCGTCGGCGCCGCGAGCGGGCTCACAGCCGAGACCATCGCCGAGGCGTTCGATCAGGTCGTCGCCTGGACGCGCAGCGGTGACCTGTCGTTCCCCGTGGAGACGGTGCGGCTGCGTGACATCGAGGAGGCCTGGCAGCGCACGGATCTGCGCGGCAGGCGCCTCGTCGTGACGCCCTGA
- a CDS encoding TetR/AcrR family transcriptional regulator C-terminal domain-containing protein: protein MALDRQQIVTAAVDLLDEAGLDGLTLRRLATGLGIRQPTLYWHVPSKAALLTAVADAILDAEFPALIPAGPGEDWHDWLLALAVRLRHALLAHRDGARLISASQLSVRMADISEIAIGSLVGHGIPLREARLIVLTVEHFTIGHVLAEQTGGSEAESAQDFDLEAFTESHPLVVAGITDYFQDARTPDDLFRDCLQVIIRGAAATAGGGGQVTASAAAE from the coding sequence GTGGCCCTGGACAGGCAGCAGATCGTGACAGCAGCCGTCGACCTGCTCGACGAGGCCGGACTGGACGGCCTGACCCTCCGCAGGCTCGCCACCGGACTCGGCATCCGCCAGCCCACGCTCTACTGGCACGTGCCCAGCAAGGCGGCTCTGCTCACCGCCGTCGCCGACGCCATCCTCGATGCGGAGTTCCCTGCGTTGATCCCGGCCGGGCCCGGAGAGGACTGGCACGACTGGCTCCTCGCCCTGGCCGTCCGGCTGCGGCACGCGCTGCTCGCGCACCGGGACGGTGCGCGGCTCATCTCGGCCTCGCAGCTGTCGGTGCGCATGGCCGACATCTCGGAGATCGCCATCGGAAGCCTGGTCGGTCACGGCATCCCGCTGCGCGAGGCACGGCTCATCGTGCTGACCGTCGAGCACTTCACCATCGGCCACGTCCTGGCCGAGCAGACCGGCGGTTCCGAGGCCGAGTCCGCGCAGGACTTCGATCTCGAGGCCTTCACGGAATCGCATCCGCTGGTCGTCGCCGGGATCACCGACTACTTCCAGGATGCCCGCACCCCTGACGACCTGTTCCGCGACTGCCTGCAGGTGATCATCCGCGGCGCGGCCGCCACGGCCGGAGGCGGCGGTCAGGTCACGGCGTCCGCCGCCGCAGAGTGA
- a CDS encoding ABC transporter permease has product MNPRRMLATAGRVLGQLRHDPRSIALMLVAPSLLVGLFAWLFTDQDGVFDQFGGAILGLFPFIVMFLITSITTLRERRSGTLERLMTTPLGKADFILGYALAFGLMAVLQAVVTVAFAVYVCGLTVDGPLWQLGLVAVVDAVLGTALGLLASAFAQTEFQAVQFMPVLVFPQIILGGLFMPRDQMPDVLYAISDWLPLSHAIDAINAVTGGDQGWDVWQPVLIVVAFAAAFLVLAPLTLRRRTP; this is encoded by the coding sequence GTGAACCCGCGACGGATGCTGGCGACCGCGGGGCGGGTGCTGGGCCAGCTGCGGCACGACCCGCGCTCGATCGCGCTGATGCTGGTCGCCCCGAGCCTTCTCGTCGGACTCTTCGCCTGGCTCTTCACCGATCAGGACGGCGTGTTCGACCAGTTCGGCGGGGCGATCCTGGGCCTGTTCCCGTTCATCGTGATGTTCCTCATCACCTCGATCACGACGCTGCGCGAGCGCAGGTCGGGAACGCTCGAGCGGCTCATGACGACGCCGCTGGGCAAGGCGGACTTCATCCTCGGCTACGCGCTGGCGTTCGGACTGATGGCCGTGCTGCAGGCGGTCGTCACGGTCGCGTTCGCGGTGTACGTGTGCGGGCTGACGGTGGACGGACCGCTGTGGCAGCTGGGCCTGGTGGCAGTGGTGGATGCGGTGCTCGGCACGGCCCTGGGGCTGCTGGCCAGCGCCTTCGCCCAGACCGAGTTCCAGGCGGTGCAGTTCATGCCCGTGCTGGTGTTCCCGCAGATCATCCTCGGCGGGCTGTTCATGCCCCGCGACCAGATGCCCGACGTGCTCTACGCGATCTCGGACTGGCTGCCGCTGAGCCACGCGATCGACGCGATCAATGCCGTCACCGGCGGTGACCAGGGCTGGGACGTGTGGCAGCCGGTGCTCATCGTCGTCGCGTTCGCCGCGGCGTTCCTGGTGCTGGCGCCGCTCACTCTGCGGCGGCGGACGCCGTGA
- a CDS encoding ABC transporter ATP-binding protein, with product MTTDAAAVTVRGLTVQRGRRTVFDALDVEVPRGRITGLLGPSGCGKTTLMRSIVGVQKIKGGTVTVLGEPAGSRELRDRVTYSTQGGAVYDDLTVRQNLQYFASVLGAPRTDVDRVIDEVGLRDHSRQEVAALSGGQAGRVSLGAALLGRPELIVLDEPTVGLDPVLRSELWEMFRRIADGGTTLIVSSHVMDEARRCDRLLLMRDGRMIADTTPAALLEDTGEADAEDAFLALIARDEAANPPTRRSQRGAGS from the coding sequence ATGACGACGGATGCTGCAGCGGTGACGGTCCGAGGGCTGACGGTGCAGCGCGGGCGTCGCACGGTGTTCGACGCCCTCGACGTGGAGGTCCCGAGAGGGCGGATCACCGGCCTGCTGGGACCGTCGGGATGCGGCAAGACCACCCTGATGCGCTCGATCGTCGGCGTGCAGAAGATCAAGGGCGGCACGGTGACCGTGCTCGGCGAACCCGCCGGCTCTCGCGAACTGCGCGACCGCGTGACCTACAGCACGCAGGGCGGAGCCGTGTACGACGATCTGACCGTGCGGCAGAACCTGCAGTACTTCGCATCCGTGCTGGGCGCGCCCCGCACCGACGTCGACCGGGTGATCGACGAGGTCGGGCTGCGAGACCACAGCAGGCAGGAGGTCGCGGCGCTCAGCGGCGGGCAGGCCGGCCGGGTGTCGCTGGGCGCAGCGCTGCTCGGAAGACCGGAGCTGATCGTGCTCGACGAGCCGACGGTCGGCCTCGACCCGGTGCTGCGCAGCGAGCTGTGGGAGATGTTCCGGCGGATCGCCGACGGCGGCACAACTCTGATCGTCTCCAGCCATGTGATGGACGAGGCACGGCGCTGCGACCGGCTGCTGCTCATGCGGGACGGCCGGATGATCGCCGACACCACCCCCGCCGCGCTGCTGGAGGACACCGGTGAGGCGGATGCCGAGGACGCGTTCCTCGCGCTCATCGCCCGCGATGAGGCGGCGAATCCGCCGACCCGCCGTTCCCAGCGGGGAGCGGGATCGTGA
- a CDS encoding L-serine ammonia-lyase, iron-sulfur-dependent, subunit alpha, whose amino-acid sequence MTAYVSAFDLFSIGVGPSSSHTVGPMRAGLDFAARLRADDVLPAVTRVTCSLYGSLGATGLGHGTPDAVVAGLQGLAPETCDPDDVRAAWTEWPEGATLALDGTHDIAFVKDDVTFEPRTRLPGHPNAMTLRAHGQGDEVLTEQTYYSVGGGFIRRDGEDARIAAAPHPFPYGDAAGLLALCDEHGLTIAEIARRNEEAVRSEDEVAAGLDAIWDAMHSCVDAGLHTAGTLPGILKVKRRASDIREQLEAAEADGHAQIPGEWLGAFALAVNEENAAGGRVVTAPTNGAAGILPAVAMYWWRFLADSGLGAGNAVTPYGELVGSALLGFGAEASPVAVGAGPVSSSKGDDPDEVAEANRRRGIRRFLLTATALGSLFKANASISGAEGGCQAEVGSACAMAAGGLTAVMGGTVRQIENAAEIAMEHHLGLTCDPIGGLVQIPCIERNAIAASTAVTAARLALRGDGHHYVSLDAVVETMRQTGLDMSTKYKETSEGGLAVNVIEC is encoded by the coding sequence GTGACTGCGTACGTCTCGGCCTTCGACCTGTTCTCCATCGGAGTGGGACCCTCGAGCTCCCATACCGTCGGACCCATGCGGGCCGGCCTCGACTTCGCCGCACGCCTGCGCGCGGACGACGTGCTGCCCGCCGTCACCCGGGTCACCTGCTCGCTGTACGGCTCCCTGGGCGCGACCGGCCTCGGGCACGGAACACCGGATGCCGTGGTCGCCGGGCTTCAGGGCCTGGCGCCCGAGACCTGTGATCCCGATGACGTGCGGGCCGCCTGGACGGAATGGCCCGAGGGCGCCACGCTCGCCCTGGACGGAACCCACGACATCGCGTTCGTCAAGGACGACGTCACCTTCGAGCCGCGCACGCGACTGCCGGGACACCCGAACGCGATGACGCTGCGTGCTCACGGCCAGGGCGACGAGGTGCTCACCGAGCAGACGTACTACTCCGTCGGCGGCGGGTTCATCCGCCGCGACGGCGAGGACGCGAGGATCGCCGCAGCGCCGCATCCGTTCCCGTACGGCGACGCCGCCGGCCTGCTCGCGCTCTGCGACGAGCACGGCCTGACGATCGCCGAGATCGCGCGCCGCAACGAGGAGGCGGTGCGCAGCGAGGACGAGGTCGCCGCGGGCCTCGACGCCATCTGGGACGCCATGCACTCCTGCGTCGACGCGGGCCTGCACACCGCCGGCACACTGCCCGGCATCCTCAAGGTCAAGCGCCGGGCATCCGACATCCGCGAGCAGCTCGAGGCGGCCGAGGCCGATGGGCACGCACAGATTCCGGGCGAGTGGCTCGGCGCGTTCGCGCTCGCCGTGAACGAGGAGAACGCCGCGGGCGGCCGGGTCGTGACCGCGCCGACCAACGGCGCCGCCGGCATCCTGCCCGCCGTCGCGATGTACTGGTGGCGCTTCCTGGCCGACTCCGGTCTCGGCGCGGGCAACGCCGTGACCCCCTACGGGGAGCTGGTCGGCAGCGCGCTGCTCGGGTTCGGTGCGGAAGCCTCGCCGGTTGCGGTCGGCGCCGGGCCCGTGAGCTCGTCGAAGGGCGACGACCCCGACGAGGTCGCCGAGGCCAACCGCCGCCGCGGCATCCGTCGGTTCCTGCTCACCGCGACCGCACTCGGCTCGCTGTTCAAGGCGAATGCGTCGATCTCGGGCGCTGAGGGCGGCTGCCAGGCCGAGGTCGGCTCCGCCTGCGCGATGGCCGCCGGCGGGCTGACCGCCGTGATGGGCGGCACTGTCCGCCAGATCGAGAACGCCGCCGAGATCGCCATGGAGCACCACCTCGGCCTCACCTGCGATCCGATCGGCGGACTCGTGCAGATCCCGTGCATCGAGCGCAACGCGATCGCGGCATCCACCGCCGTCACGGCCGCCCGGCTCGCACTGCGAGGTGACGGGCACCACTACGTGTCGCTCGACGCGGTGGTCGAGACCATGCGCCAGACCGGCCTCGACATGTCGACCAAGTACAAGGAGACCAGCGAGGGCGGCCTCGCGGTGAACGTCATCGAGTGCTGA